In the Nicotiana tabacum cultivar K326 chromosome 16, ASM71507v2, whole genome shotgun sequence genome, one interval contains:
- the LOC107813693 gene encoding branched-chain-amino-acid aminotransferase 2, chloroplastic translates to MASNHIVSSSQFALNSHFSSPSPTSFQPSTYREYESEEIDWDNLGFKVIPTDYMFIAKSCLDGIFEPGQLNPFGNIQLSPAAGILNYGQGLIEGTKAYRREDGRIYLFRPQDSAIRMQIGAERLCMPFPSVDQFVDAVKQTALANKRWIPPAGKGSLYLRPLLMGSGAVLGVAPAPEYTFLVYSCPVGNYFKDGTGALSLYVEEEFHRSALGGAGGIKSITNYAPVMKAMRNAKGKGFTDVLYLDSVNNKYIEEASSSNIFLVKGKVISTPKANGTILEGVTKRSVIDIAHDLGYQVEERAIEAEELITADEVFCTGTALGVAVVENITYKGKKIEYKISSEMISQQLNSRLVGIQRGTIEDKRNWIVEVK, encoded by the exons ATGGCTTCTAACCATATTGTCTCTTCATCTCAATTTGCTCTCAATTCCCACTTCTCTTCACCATCTCCAACTTCTTTCCAACCTTCTACTTACAG GGAATATGAGTCTGAGGAGATTGATTGGGATAATTTGGGATTCAAGGTTATCCCAACTGATTATATGTTTATAGCAAAAAGCTGTTTAGATGGAATTTTTGAACCAGGACAACTAAATCCTTTTGGAAATATTCAATTGAGTCCCGCTGCTGGAATCTTGAACTATGGACAG GGTTTAATTGAAGGCACAAAAGCGTATAGAAGAGAAGATGGACGAATTTACTTATTCCGTCCGCAAGATAGCGCAATTCGAATGCAGATTGGTGCTGAAAGATTGTGTATGCCTTTTCCATCCGTAGACCAATTTGTGGATGCTGTTAAGCAAACAGCTTTGGCTAATAAGCGTTGG ATTCCTCCTGCTGGGAAAGGATCACTTTATCTTCGACCTCTGCTTATGGGAAGTGGAGCTGTACTTGGAGTTGCTCCAGCACCTGAATACACATTCCTTGTCTATTCTTGTCCTGTTGGAAACTATTTCAAG GATGGAACAGGAGCACTCTCCTTATATGTTGAGGAAGAATTTCATCGTTCAGCCTTGGGAGGAGCTGGTGGAATCAAAAGCATTACTAATTATGCCCCG GTGATGAAAGCCATGAGAAATGCAAAAGGGAAAGGATTCACTGATGTATTGTACCTCGattcagtaaataacaaataTATTGAAGAGGCCTCTTCCTCTAATATTTTTCTAGTCAAG GGAAAAGTCATTTCAACTCCAAAGGCAAATGGAACTATTCTTGAAGGAGTTACGAAGAGAAGTGTCATAGACATTGCACATGATCTTGGATACCAG GTCGAAGAACGCGCGATTGAAGCAGAGGAATTGATAACAGCTGATGAAGTGTTCTGTACGGGAACTGCACTTGGTGTTGCTGTTGTAGAAAATATTACTTACAAGGGTAAAAA GATTGAATATAAGATAAGTTCAGAAATGATAAGCCAGCAATTGAACTCGAGGCTGGTGGGGATTCAAAGAGGCACTATTGAGGATAAGAGGAATTGGATTGTTGAGGTTAAATGA